A part of Tardiphaga sp. vice304 genomic DNA contains:
- a CDS encoding helix-turn-helix transcriptional regulator codes for MLESVKYETLVDQIYEAGVVPEHWPQVFDRLAEMADAEGAMLFAVAPGAPRFISSAKIHERIDRWTKSPFAHRNPRSDRLIPPNEARFLTDLDKFTLEELENESFYTDILRPGGLGWCAGTSIRAPSGDTLVLSIEKAWANGPVPRAVADQLDMLRPHLARAAVLAGRLGFERARTAVATLEMIGLPAAAVTDAGRVVAANPGFLASAPAVGVGAQNQVQFSAAVVQQMFMEALAQPSSLARTGRSIPVAGTAASPPLIAHVLPLRLGGLDVFAGAVSILFLTPLTPQSSPAPEMLRALFDLTPAEARIASLLIDGNTLDTISKAHSVSLNTVRTQLKSVFLKTGVDRQVDLVSLLGQRQASL; via the coding sequence TTGCTGGAATCCGTCAAGTACGAGACGCTTGTCGATCAGATCTACGAGGCGGGTGTGGTGCCCGAGCACTGGCCGCAGGTGTTCGATCGCCTGGCTGAGATGGCCGATGCGGAAGGCGCGATGTTGTTCGCGGTCGCGCCGGGCGCGCCGCGTTTCATTTCGTCGGCCAAAATTCACGAGCGCATCGATCGCTGGACCAAAAGCCCGTTCGCCCACCGCAATCCGCGCAGCGACCGCCTGATCCCGCCGAATGAAGCGCGTTTCCTCACGGACCTCGACAAGTTTACTCTGGAAGAGCTTGAGAACGAGAGCTTCTACACCGACATCCTCCGCCCTGGAGGACTTGGCTGGTGCGCCGGTACCTCGATACGAGCGCCATCCGGCGACACGCTGGTGTTGTCGATCGAGAAGGCATGGGCCAACGGCCCGGTGCCGCGCGCCGTGGCGGATCAACTCGACATGCTACGCCCACATCTGGCGCGGGCCGCCGTCCTCGCGGGCCGTCTCGGCTTCGAGCGGGCGCGCACCGCCGTGGCGACGCTGGAAATGATCGGTCTGCCCGCGGCGGCAGTAACCGATGCCGGGCGGGTGGTCGCGGCCAATCCAGGCTTTCTGGCCAGCGCCCCTGCGGTCGGCGTCGGTGCGCAGAACCAGGTTCAGTTCAGCGCCGCGGTAGTCCAGCAGATGTTTATGGAGGCGCTGGCACAGCCGAGTTCGCTGGCCCGCACCGGCCGCTCGATCCCGGTCGCCGGCACGGCGGCCTCGCCGCCGCTGATCGCCCATGTGCTGCCGCTGCGGCTGGGTGGGCTCGACGTGTTCGCCGGCGCGGTCTCGATCCTGTTCCTGACGCCGTTGACGCCGCAGAGCAGCCCGGCGCCGGAAATGCTGCGGGCTTTGTTCGATCTCACCCCCGCCGAAGCCCGCATCGCCAGCCTGCTGATCGATGGCAATACGCTCGATACGATTTCGAAGGCGCACTCCGTCAGCCTGAATACGGTGCGTACCCAACTCAAATCGGTGTTCCTGAAAACCGGCGTCGACCGTCAGGTCGATCTGGTCAGTCTGCTGGGTCAGCGTCAGGCGTCGCTCTGA
- a CDS encoding polyhydroxyalkanoate depolymerase, translated as MMSMMYQAYQNHMDLTAPWRTGAAQALKYINLVPAGTSDKVFGRLSAALELVSRTALTYVRPEFAIGPVPVGNSLLDVVEEVVFSTAFGSLLHFKKEGSPLQPKLLLVAPMSGHFATLLRGTVATLLQDHDVYITDWHNPRDIPLSAGKFGLDDYTEHLILFMNELGPRSHMVAICQPSVSALAAAAIMSEDDHPARPASLTLMAGPIDTRIAPTKVNDFAKSKPLKWFEDNLINYVPLQCKGAFRKVYPGFIQLTAFVSMNLERHIKSHVDLANHLAKGETEKAEIIKTFYDEYFAVMDLTAEFYIETIRDVFQEHLLPQGKMMYKGRPVNPGAIRRMGLMTVEGEKDDICSIGQTLAAQDLCTGVRAYRKVHHMQAGVGHYGVFSGRRWNNEIYPLLRDFVHVNS; from the coding sequence ATGATGTCAATGATGTATCAGGCCTACCAGAACCATATGGATCTGACGGCGCCATGGCGAACCGGAGCGGCGCAGGCGCTGAAATATATCAACCTGGTCCCGGCAGGCACATCGGACAAAGTGTTCGGCCGCCTCTCCGCCGCGCTGGAGCTGGTGTCGCGTACCGCCCTGACCTATGTCCGCCCGGAATTCGCGATCGGTCCGGTGCCGGTCGGCAACAGCCTCCTCGACGTCGTCGAGGAGGTGGTCTTTTCCACCGCGTTCGGCTCGCTGCTGCACTTCAAGAAAGAAGGCTCGCCACTGCAGCCGAAGCTGCTGCTGGTGGCGCCGATGTCCGGCCATTTTGCAACGCTGCTGCGCGGCACCGTGGCGACGCTGCTGCAGGACCATGACGTCTATATTACCGACTGGCACAATCCGCGCGACATCCCCCTCAGCGCCGGCAAGTTCGGGCTCGATGACTACACCGAGCACCTGATCCTCTTCATGAACGAACTCGGGCCGCGTTCGCACATGGTCGCGATCTGCCAGCCGTCGGTATCGGCGCTGGCCGCCGCAGCGATCATGTCGGAGGACGATCATCCCGCGCGGCCGGCCAGCCTGACGCTGATGGCCGGGCCAATCGACACAAGGATCGCCCCCACCAAGGTCAACGACTTCGCCAAGAGTAAGCCGCTGAAATGGTTCGAAGACAATCTGATCAACTACGTGCCCTTGCAGTGCAAGGGCGCGTTCCGAAAAGTGTATCCTGGCTTCATCCAGTTGACCGCCTTCGTCTCGATGAACCTGGAACGCCACATCAAGTCGCATGTCGACCTCGCCAACCATCTGGCCAAGGGCGAGACCGAAAAGGCCGAAATCATCAAGACGTTCTACGACGAATATTTTGCGGTGATGGACCTGACCGCGGAGTTCTACATCGAGACCATTCGCGACGTGTTCCAGGAGCATCTGCTGCCGCAGGGCAAGATGATGTACAAGGGACGTCCGGTGAATCCGGGGGCGATCCGGCGCATGGGCCTGATGACGGTCGAGGGCGAGAAGGACGACATCTGCTCGATCGGACAGACGCTGGCGGCCCAGGATCTCTGCACCGGCGTGCGCGCCTATCGCAAGGTCCACCACATGCAGGCTGGCGTCGGCCATTACGGCGTGTTCAGCGGACGCCGCTGGAACAACGAGATCTATCCGCTGCTGCGCGATTTCGTGCACGTCAACTCGTGA
- a CDS encoding glutathione S-transferase family protein, with translation MTRATLTLSSKNYSSWSLRGWLLTKLSGLEFDEIITGPDDASARAEILLLSSSILVPCLRHEGAVVWDTLAIGEYLNEVMPEARLLPADRIMRAHCRSISGEIHSGFTTLRASLPVNIKGYFANFKIWSRAQADIDRVCTIWRECLNRSGGPFLFGERSMADAMYAPVVTRFATYDVKLDPQLSAYASMILAMPEMQEWIAAAKEEHEDIEELEVEY, from the coding sequence ATGACGCGGGCGACACTGACGCTGAGCAGCAAGAACTATTCGTCCTGGTCGCTGCGCGGCTGGCTGTTGACAAAATTATCCGGGCTGGAATTCGACGAGATCATCACCGGACCCGACGATGCCTCCGCGCGGGCAGAAATCCTGCTGCTGTCGTCGTCGATCCTGGTGCCGTGCCTGCGCCACGAGGGTGCGGTGGTGTGGGACACGCTGGCGATTGGGGAATATCTCAACGAGGTGATGCCGGAGGCGCGGCTGTTGCCAGCCGACCGCATCATGCGCGCGCATTGCCGGTCGATCTCCGGCGAAATCCATTCCGGCTTCACCACGCTGCGCGCGTCGTTGCCGGTCAACATCAAGGGCTACTTCGCAAATTTCAAGATCTGGTCGCGCGCCCAGGCGGATATCGATCGCGTCTGCACGATCTGGCGCGAATGCCTGAACCGGTCCGGCGGCCCGTTTCTGTTCGGCGAGCGCAGCATGGCGGATGCGATGTACGCGCCGGTGGTCACGCGCTTTGCGACCTACGACGTCAAGCTCGATCCGCAGCTTTCGGCCTATGCTAGCATGATCCTGGCGATGCCCGAAATGCAGGAGTGGATTGCCGCGGCGAAGGAAGAGCACGAGGATATTGAAGAACTCGAAGTGGAGTACTGA